One Citrobacter amalonaticus genomic window carries:
- the deoB gene encoding phosphopentomutase — protein sequence MKRAFIMVLDSFGIGATEDADRFGDVGSDTMGHIAEACAKGEADKGRKGPLNLPNLTRLGLVKAHEGSTGKIAAGMDANAEVIGAYAWAHELSSGKDTPSGHWEIAGVPVLFDWGYFSDHENSFPQELLDKLVKRANLPGYLGNCHSSGTVILDQLGEEHMKTGKPIFYTSADSVFQIACHEETFGLDKLYELCEIAREELTEGGYNIGRVIARPFIGDKAGNFQRTGNRHDLAVEPPAPTVLQKLVDEKDGHVVSVGKIADIYANCGITKKVKATGLDALFDATVKEMKEAGDKTIVFTNFVDFDSSWGHRRDIAGYAAGLELFDRRLPELMELVGEDDILILTADHGCDPSWTGTDHTREHIPVLVYGPKVKPGSLGHRETFADIGQTLASYFGTSPMDYGKNML from the coding sequence ATGAAACGTGCATTTATTATGGTGCTGGACTCCTTTGGTATTGGTGCGACGGAAGACGCGGATCGCTTTGGCGACGTCGGTTCCGACACCATGGGACACATCGCTGAAGCCTGTGCCAAAGGCGAGGCTGACAAAGGGCGTAAAGGCCCACTGAATCTGCCAAACCTGACTCGCCTGGGTCTGGTGAAAGCGCATGAAGGGTCTACCGGTAAAATCGCAGCCGGTATGGACGCCAACGCGGAAGTGATTGGCGCATACGCCTGGGCGCATGAGCTCTCTTCCGGTAAAGATACGCCGTCTGGCCACTGGGAAATCGCCGGTGTGCCGGTTCTGTTTGACTGGGGGTATTTCAGCGACCACGAGAACAGCTTCCCGCAGGAACTGCTGGATAAACTGGTCAAACGTGCGAACCTGCCGGGCTATCTCGGTAACTGCCACTCTTCCGGTACAGTGATTCTGGACCAGTTGGGCGAAGAGCATATGAAAACCGGCAAACCGATTTTCTATACCTCAGCGGATTCCGTGTTCCAGATTGCCTGCCATGAAGAGACCTTTGGTCTGGATAAACTTTACGAGCTGTGCGAGATCGCCCGTGAAGAGCTGACCGAAGGCGGTTACAACATCGGTCGCGTCATCGCGCGTCCGTTTATTGGCGACAAAGCGGGTAACTTCCAGCGTACCGGTAACCGTCACGATCTGGCCGTTGAACCGCCAGCGCCGACGGTGTTGCAGAAACTGGTTGATGAGAAAGATGGCCACGTAGTGTCCGTCGGTAAAATCGCCGATATCTACGCCAACTGCGGCATCACTAAAAAAGTGAAAGCCACGGGTCTGGACGCGCTGTTTGACGCCACGGTTAAAGAGATGAAAGAAGCCGGTGACAAGACGATTGTCTTCACCAACTTCGTGGACTTCGACTCCTCCTGGGGCCACCGTCGCGATATCGCCGGTTATGCCGCCGGTCTGGAGTTGTTCGACCGCCGTCTGCCGGAGCTGATGGAGCTGGTGGGTGAAGATGACATTCTGATCCTGACCGCTGACCATGGCTGCGATCCGAGCTGGACCGGTACCGATCACACCCGTGAACACATTCCGGTGCTGGTGTACGGCCCGAAAGTAAAACCGGGTTCGTTAGGTCACCGTGAAACCTTTGCGGATATCGGTCAGACACTGGCGAGCTACTTTGGTACGTCGCCGATGGACTACGGTAAAAATATGCTGTGA
- the serB gene encoding phosphoserine phosphatase produces MPNITWCDLPEDVSLWPGLPLSLSGDEVMPLDYHAGRSGWLLYGRGLDKQRLTQYQSKLGAAMVIVAAWCVEDYQVIRLAGSLTPRATKLAHDAQLDVAPLGKIPHLRTPGLLVMDMDSTAIQIECIDEIAKLAGTGERVAEVTERAMRGELDFTASLRSRVATLKGADANILHQVRESLPLMPGLTQLVLKLETLGWKVAIASGGFTFFAEYLREKLRLTAAVANELEIMDGKFTGNVIGDIVDAQYKAKTLTRLAQEYEIPIAQTVAIGDGANDLPMIKTAGLGIAYHAKPKVNEKTEITIRHADLMGVFCILSGSMNQK; encoded by the coding sequence ATGCCTAACATTACCTGGTGCGATTTGCCTGAAGATGTCTCTTTATGGCCAGGTTTGCCCCTTTCTTTGAGTGGTGACGAGGTGATGCCACTGGATTACCACGCTGGACGTAGCGGCTGGCTGCTGTACGGACGCGGGCTGGATAAACAACGTCTGACTCAGTACCAGAGTAAACTGGGCGCGGCGATGGTGATTGTCGCGGCCTGGTGCGTTGAGGACTATCAGGTCATTCGCCTGGCCGGATCGCTCACGCCTCGCGCCACGAAACTGGCGCATGATGCGCAATTAGACGTCGCGCCGCTGGGGAAAATCCCGCATTTGCGTACTCCAGGCCTGCTGGTGATGGACATGGACTCCACCGCGATTCAGATCGAGTGTATTGATGAGATCGCCAAACTGGCCGGTACCGGCGAAAGGGTGGCGGAAGTGACTGAACGGGCGATGCGCGGCGAACTCGACTTCACCGCCAGCCTGCGCAGTCGTGTGGCGACGCTGAAAGGCGCGGATGCCAATATTTTGCATCAGGTACGTGAAAGTCTGCCGTTGATGCCCGGTCTGACGCAACTGGTGCTGAAGCTGGAAACGCTGGGCTGGAAGGTGGCGATCGCCTCCGGAGGCTTTACCTTCTTTGCCGAATATCTGCGTGAGAAACTGCGCCTAACGGCGGCGGTGGCGAACGAACTGGAGATCATGGACGGCAAATTCACCGGCAATGTGATTGGCGATATCGTCGACGCGCAGTACAAGGCCAAAACGCTGACCCGACTGGCGCAGGAATATGAAATCCCGATCGCGCAGACCGTGGCGATTGGCGATGGCGCCAACGATCTGCCGATGATCAAAACGGCGGGGCTGGGGATTGCGTACCATGCCAAGCCGAAAGTGAATGAAAAGACGGAGATTACTATCCGTCACGCTGACCTGATGGGGGTGTTCTGCATTCTCTCCGGCAGCATGAACCAGAAATAA
- the deoC gene encoding deoxyribose-phosphate aldolase codes for MSDLTASSLRALKLMDLTTLNDDDTNEKVIALCHQAKTPVGNTAAVCIYPRFIPIARKTLKEQGTPDIRIATVTNFPHGNDDIEIALAETRAAIAYGADEVDVVFPYRALIAGNEQVGFDLVKACKDACAAANVLLKVIIETGELKEEALIRKASEIAIKAGADFIKTSTGKVPVNATPESARIMMEVIRDMGVSKTVGFKPAGGVRSAEDAQQFLAIADELFGADWADSRHYRFGASSLLASLLKALGHGDGKSTSSY; via the coding sequence ATGAGCGATTTAACTGCAAGCAGCCTGCGCGCACTGAAACTGATGGATCTGACCACCCTGAATGACGACGACACCAATGAAAAAGTGATCGCGCTGTGTCATCAGGCGAAAACCCCGGTCGGCAACACCGCTGCAGTCTGCATCTATCCGCGTTTTATTCCGATTGCACGTAAAACGCTGAAAGAGCAGGGCACCCCGGATATCCGTATTGCGACGGTGACCAACTTCCCGCACGGCAACGACGACATTGAGATCGCGCTGGCGGAAACCCGTGCGGCGATTGCCTACGGGGCGGATGAAGTGGATGTGGTCTTCCCGTACCGCGCGCTGATCGCCGGTAACGAACAGGTCGGCTTCGATCTGGTTAAAGCCTGTAAAGACGCGTGCGCGGCGGCAAACGTGCTGCTGAAAGTGATCATCGAAACCGGTGAGCTGAAAGAAGAGGCTCTGATTCGTAAAGCGTCGGAAATTGCGATTAAAGCTGGTGCCGATTTCATCAAGACGTCGACCGGTAAAGTACCCGTAAACGCCACGCCGGAAAGCGCACGCATCATGATGGAAGTGATCCGCGATATGGGCGTATCCAAAACCGTGGGCTTCAAACCTGCGGGTGGCGTGCGCAGTGCGGAAGATGCTCAGCAGTTCCTCGCTATCGCTGACGAATTGTTTGGCGCTGACTGGGCGGATTCCCGTCACTACCGCTTTGGGGCATCCAGCCTGCTGGCAAGCCTGCTGAAAGCGCTGGGGCATGGGGACGGCAAGAGCACAAGCAGCTACTAA
- the deoA gene encoding thymidine phosphorylase, with product MFLAQEIIRKKRDGHALSDEEIRFFINGIRDNTVSEGQIAALAMTIFFHDMTMPERVSLTMAMRDSGTVLDWKSLNLNGPIVDKHSTGGVGDVTSLMLGPMVAACGGYIPMISGRGLGHTGGTLDKLEAIPGFDIFPDDNRFREIIKDVGVAIIGQTSSLAPADKRFYATRDITATVDSIPLITGSILAKKLAEGLDALVMDVKVGSGAFMPTYELSEALAEAIVGVANGAGVRTTALLTDMNQVLASSAGNAVEVREAVQFLTGEYRNPRLFDVTMALCVEMLISGNLAKDDAEARAKLQAVLDNGKAADVFGRMVAAQKGPTDFVENYAKYLPTAMLSKAVYADSEGFVSAMDTRALGMAVVSMGGGRRQASDTIDYSVGFTDMARLGDSVDGQRPLAVIHAKDEASWQEAAKAVKAAIILDDKAPESTPTVYRRITE from the coding sequence GTGTTTCTCGCACAAGAAATTATTCGTAAAAAACGTGATGGTCATGCGTTGAGCGATGAAGAAATTCGTTTCTTTATCAACGGTATTCGTGACAACACCGTCTCAGAAGGGCAGATCGCCGCCCTGGCGATGACCATTTTCTTCCACGATATGACTATGCCAGAACGCGTTTCGCTGACGATGGCAATGCGGGATTCAGGAACCGTCCTGGACTGGAAGAGCCTGAATCTGAACGGCCCGATCGTGGATAAACACTCCACCGGCGGCGTGGGCGACGTGACGTCACTGATGCTTGGTCCAATGGTAGCAGCCTGCGGCGGTTACATTCCGATGATCTCCGGTCGCGGACTGGGTCATACCGGCGGTACGCTTGACAAACTGGAAGCGATCCCGGGATTTGATATCTTCCCGGACGACAATCGTTTCCGCGAAATCATTAAGGACGTGGGTGTAGCGATCATCGGGCAAACCAGCTCGCTCGCACCGGCGGACAAACGTTTTTATGCCACCCGCGATATCACCGCGACGGTGGATTCCATTCCGCTTATCACTGGCTCCATTCTGGCGAAAAAACTGGCGGAAGGGCTGGATGCGCTGGTTATGGACGTGAAAGTTGGCAGCGGCGCGTTTATGCCAACCTATGAACTTTCTGAAGCGCTGGCGGAAGCGATCGTTGGCGTGGCAAATGGCGCCGGCGTGCGGACAACCGCGCTGCTGACCGACATGAACCAGGTGCTGGCGTCCAGCGCGGGTAACGCGGTGGAAGTGCGCGAAGCGGTGCAGTTCCTGACCGGCGAATACCGCAACCCACGCCTGTTCGACGTGACGATGGCGCTGTGTGTTGAAATGCTGATCTCCGGCAATCTGGCGAAAGACGACGCTGAAGCGCGTGCGAAATTGCAGGCGGTGCTGGATAACGGAAAAGCGGCGGACGTCTTTGGGCGTATGGTTGCGGCCCAGAAAGGCCCGACCGACTTCGTGGAGAACTACGCGAAATACCTGCCGACGGCAATGCTCAGCAAAGCGGTTTATGCTGATAGTGAAGGGTTCGTCAGCGCGATGGATACCCGCGCGCTGGGTATGGCGGTGGTGTCGATGGGCGGCGGTCGTCGCCAGGCGTCGGACACCATTGATTACAGCGTCGGCTTTACCGATATGGCCCGTCTGGGCGACAGCGTAGACGGGCAGCGTCCGCTGGCGGTGATCCACGCGAAAGATGAAGCCAGCTGGCAGGAAGCGGCGAAAGCCGTCAAAGCGGCAATTATCCTTGACGATAAAGCGCCTGAAAGCACACCAACGGTCTATCGTCGCATTACCGAATAG
- the lplA gene encoding lipoate--protein ligase LplA codes for MSTLRLLISDSYDPWFNLAVEECIFRQMPATQRVLFLWRNADTVVIGRAQNPWKECNTRRMEEDNVRLARRSSGGGAVFHDLGNTCFTFMAGKPEYDKTISTSIVLNALNALGVTAEASGRNDLVVKTADGDRKVSGSAYRETKDRGFHHGTLLLNADLSRLANYLNPDKKKLAAKGITSVRSRVANLTELLQGITHEQVCAAVTEAFFAHYGERVEAEVISPDNTPDLPNFAETFARQSSWEWNFGQAPAFSHLLDERFTWGGVELHFDVEKGHITRAQVFTDSLNPAPLEALAARLQGCLYRASVVQQKCESLTGDFPEQEKELRELSAWIAQAVR; via the coding sequence ATGTCGACACTTCGCCTGCTTATTTCTGACTCTTATGACCCCTGGTTTAACCTGGCGGTCGAAGAGTGTATTTTCCGTCAGATGCCCGCCACTCAGCGCGTGCTGTTTTTGTGGCGCAATGCCGATACGGTCGTCATTGGGCGCGCGCAAAACCCGTGGAAAGAGTGCAATACGCGGCGGATGGAAGAGGACAACGTGCGCCTGGCGCGCCGCAGCAGCGGCGGTGGCGCGGTGTTCCACGATCTCGGCAATACCTGTTTCACCTTTATGGCCGGGAAGCCGGAATACGATAAGACCATTTCGACGTCAATTGTCCTGAATGCGCTTAACGCGCTGGGCGTGACGGCTGAAGCCTCCGGACGTAACGATCTGGTGGTGAAAACGGCGGATGGCGACCGTAAGGTTTCTGGCTCAGCCTACCGCGAAACTAAAGATCGCGGTTTTCATCACGGCACACTGCTGCTGAATGCGGATCTCAGCCGGCTGGCTAATTATTTGAATCCGGATAAAAAGAAACTGGCGGCCAAAGGAATTACTTCTGTACGCTCGCGCGTGGCGAATCTCACCGAACTGCTGCAGGGAATCACGCATGAACAGGTTTGTGCGGCGGTGACCGAGGCCTTTTTCGCTCATTACGGCGAACGCGTTGAAGCGGAGGTGATCTCCCCGGACAACACGCCCGATCTGCCGAACTTTGCCGAAACCTTCGCCCGTCAGAGCAGTTGGGAGTGGAACTTCGGTCAGGCGCCGGCCTTCTCGCATCTGCTGGATGAACGTTTTACCTGGGGCGGCGTTGAGCTGCATTTTGACGTTGAGAAAGGACATATCACCCGTGCCCAGGTCTTTACCGACAGTCTCAATCCGGCACCGTTAGAAGCGCTGGCCGCACGTCTTCAGGGCTGCCTGTATCGTGCCAGTGTCGTACAGCAGAAGTGCGAATCTTTGACAGGGGATTTTCCGGAGCAGGAAAAAGAACTGCGGGAATTGTCGGCGTGGATTGCACAGGCGGTGCGCTAA
- a CDS encoding YtjB family periplasmic protein has protein sequence MARAKLKFRLHRAVIVLFCLALLVALMQGASWFSQNHQRQRNPQLEELARTLAHQVTLNIAPLMRTETPDEKRIKTILQQLTKESRILDAGVYDEQGDMIARAGESVNVRDRLALDGKKAGGYFNQQIVEPIQGKNGPLGYLRLTLDTHTLATEARQVDNTTNILRLMLLLSLAIGVVLTRTLLQGKRTRWQQSPFLLTANKSVPEEEESEKKE, from the coding sequence ATGGCTCGCGCAAAACTGAAATTCCGACTTCATCGTGCAGTGATTGTATTGTTCTGTCTCGCACTGCTTGTCGCGCTCATGCAGGGCGCGTCCTGGTTCAGTCAAAATCACCAGCGGCAGCGAAATCCGCAGCTTGAAGAGCTGGCCCGTACGCTGGCGCACCAGGTGACCCTGAACATCGCGCCGCTGATGCGAACTGAAACGCCTGATGAAAAACGTATCAAGACCATTCTGCAGCAGTTGACGAAGGAAAGCCGTATTCTTGATGCCGGGGTTTATGATGAACAAGGCGATATGATCGCCCGCGCAGGCGAAAGCGTAAATGTGCGCGACCGTCTGGCGCTGGACGGGAAAAAAGCTGGCGGCTACTTCAACCAGCAGATTGTTGAACCCATTCAGGGGAAAAATGGTCCACTGGGCTATCTGCGCCTGACGCTGGATACGCATACCTTAGCCACTGAAGCCCGGCAGGTGGACAACACCACCAACATTTTACGCCTGATGCTGCTGCTTTCACTGGCCATCGGCGTGGTGCTGACCCGCACTCTGCTGCAGGGTAAACGTACCCGCTGGCAGCAATCTCCCTTCCTGCTGACCGCCAACAAGTCGGTGCCGGAAGAGGAAGAGAGCGAAAAAAAAGAGTAA
- the nadR gene encoding multifunctional transcriptional regulator/nicotinamide-nucleotide adenylyltransferase/ribosylnicotinamide kinase NadR translates to MSSFDYLKTAIKQKGCTLQQVADASGMTKGYLSQLLNAKIKSPSAQKLEALHRFLGLEFPRQQKNIGVVFGKFYPLHTGHIYLIQRACSQVDELHIIMGYDDTRDRALFEDSAMSQQPTVSDRLRWLLQTFKYQKNIRIHAFNEEGMEPYPHGWDVWSKGINAFMAEKGIAPNWIYTSEEADAPQYLEHLGIETVLIDPKRTFMSISGAQIRENPFRYWEYIPTEVKPFFVRTVAVLGGESSGKSTLVNKLANIFNTTSAWEYGRDYVFSHLGGDEMALQYSDYDKIALGHAQYIDFAVKYANKVAFIDTDFVTTQAFCKKYEGREHPFVQALIDEYRFDLVILLENNTPWVADGLRSLGSSVDRKEFQTLLVAMLRENNIDFVHVEEADYDGRFLRCVELVKEMMGEQG, encoded by the coding sequence ATGTCGTCATTTGATTATCTGAAAACCGCGATCAAGCAAAAGGGCTGTACCCTGCAACAAGTGGCGGATGCCAGTGGAATGACCAAGGGCTATCTCAGTCAACTCCTCAATGCCAAGATCAAAAGCCCCAGCGCGCAAAAGCTGGAGGCGTTGCACCGTTTTCTGGGGCTGGAGTTTCCCCGGCAGCAGAAAAATATCGGTGTGGTGTTCGGCAAATTTTATCCGCTGCACACCGGTCATATTTATCTGATTCAGCGCGCCTGTAGCCAGGTGGATGAGTTGCATATCATCATGGGTTATGACGATACGCGCGACCGCGCGCTGTTTGAAGACAGCGCGATGTCGCAACAGCCCACCGTGTCGGATCGTCTGCGCTGGCTGCTACAAACGTTCAAATATCAGAAAAATATTCGCATTCATGCCTTCAACGAAGAGGGGATGGAGCCGTATCCGCACGGCTGGGACGTCTGGAGCAAGGGCATCAACGCGTTTATGGCGGAGAAGGGGATTGCGCCAAACTGGATCTATACCTCAGAAGAGGCTGATGCGCCGCAGTACCTGGAACATCTGGGTATCGAAACGGTGCTCATCGATCCCAAACGCACTTTTATGAGCATCAGCGGTGCGCAAATCCGTGAAAATCCCTTCCGCTACTGGGAATATATTCCTACCGAAGTGAAGCCGTTCTTCGTGCGTACCGTAGCGGTGCTGGGCGGAGAGTCGAGCGGAAAGTCGACGCTGGTCAATAAGCTGGCGAATATCTTCAATACCACCAGTGCGTGGGAGTATGGCCGCGACTATGTCTTCTCTCACCTCGGGGGGGATGAGATGGCGCTGCAATATTCTGACTACGATAAAATCGCGCTGGGCCACGCGCAGTACATTGATTTTGCAGTGAAGTACGCCAATAAAGTGGCGTTTATCGACACCGACTTCGTCACGACTCAGGCCTTCTGCAAAAAGTACGAAGGGCGAGAGCATCCGTTTGTGCAGGCGTTGATCGATGAATACCGCTTTGACCTGGTGATCCTGTTGGAAAATAACACGCCGTGGGTGGCGGACGGTCTGCGCAGCCTCGGTAGCTCAGTGGACCGCAAAGAATTTCAGACGCTGCTGGTGGCGATGTTGCGCGAAAACAATATCGACTTCGTGCATGTCGAGGAGGCGGATTACGATGGCCGTTTTCTGCGTTGCGTCGAGCTGGTCAAAGAGATGATGGGTGAGCAGGGGTGA
- the radA gene encoding DNA repair protein RadA, with protein sequence MAKAPKRAFVCNECGADYPRWQGQCSACHAWNTITEVRLAASPTVARNERLSGYAGSAGVAKVQKLSDISLEELPRFSTGFKEFDRVLGGGVVPGSAILIGGNPGAGKSTLLLQTLCKLAEQMKTLYVTGEESLQQVAMRAHRLGLPTNNLNMLSETSIEQICLIAEEEQPKLMVIDSIQVMHMADIQSSPGSVAQVRETAAYLTRFAKTRGVAIVMVGHVTKDGSLAGPKVLEHCIDCSVLLDGDADSRFRTLRSHKNRFGAVNELGVFAMTEQGLREVSNPSAIFLSRGDEVTSGSSVMVVWEGTRPLLVEIQALVDHSMMANPRRVAVGLEQNRLAILLAVLHRHGGLQMADQDVFVNVVGGVKVTETSADLALLLAMVSSLRDRPLPQDLVVFGEVGLAGEIRPVPSGQERISEAAKHGFRRAIVPAANVPKKPPEGMQVFGVKKLADALNVFDDL encoded by the coding sequence GTGGCAAAAGCTCCAAAACGCGCCTTTGTATGTAATGAATGCGGGGCGGATTATCCGCGCTGGCAAGGGCAATGCAGCGCCTGTCATGCGTGGAACACCATCACAGAGGTGCGCCTGGCTGCATCGCCGACGGTGGCGCGTAATGAGCGACTGAGTGGTTATGCCGGGAGCGCTGGCGTTGCAAAGGTTCAGAAGCTTTCCGATATTAGCCTGGAAGAGCTGCCGCGTTTTTCCACCGGTTTTAAAGAGTTTGACCGCGTGCTGGGCGGCGGCGTCGTTCCCGGCAGCGCGATTCTGATTGGCGGTAACCCCGGCGCGGGTAAATCCACGCTGTTGTTGCAGACGCTGTGCAAGCTCGCGGAGCAGATGAAAACCCTGTACGTCACCGGGGAAGAGTCCCTGCAGCAGGTGGCAATGCGCGCGCACCGTCTTGGTTTGCCGACCAACAATCTCAACATGCTTTCGGAAACCAGCATTGAGCAGATCTGCCTGATTGCGGAAGAAGAACAGCCGAAGCTGATGGTGATCGACTCCATTCAGGTCATGCACATGGCGGATATCCAGTCATCGCCCGGCAGCGTGGCGCAGGTGCGTGAGACGGCGGCCTATCTGACGCGCTTTGCCAAGACGCGCGGTGTGGCGATTGTGATGGTGGGTCACGTGACCAAAGACGGCTCGTTGGCCGGGCCAAAAGTGCTTGAACACTGCATTGACTGTTCGGTATTGCTGGATGGCGATGCCGATTCCCGTTTTCGCACCCTGCGCAGCCACAAAAACCGTTTTGGCGCGGTGAATGAGTTAGGGGTCTTCGCGATGACCGAACAGGGACTACGCGAAGTGAGCAACCCTTCGGCGATCTTCCTGAGTCGTGGCGATGAGGTCACCTCCGGCAGTTCGGTGATGGTGGTCTGGGAAGGGACGCGACCGCTGCTGGTGGAGATCCAGGCGCTGGTTGATCACTCGATGATGGCGAACCCGCGACGGGTGGCGGTGGGGCTGGAGCAGAACCGTCTGGCGATTCTGTTGGCGGTGCTGCACCGTCACGGCGGTCTGCAAATGGCCGATCAGGATGTGTTCGTTAACGTGGTGGGCGGCGTCAAAGTCACAGAAACCAGCGCGGACCTGGCGCTATTGTTGGCGATGGTCTCCAGTCTGCGCGACAGGCCGCTGCCGCAGGACCTGGTGGTGTTTGGCGAAGTGGGGCTGGCAGGAGAGATTCGCCCGGTGCCCAGCGGCCAGGAACGTATTTCAGAAGCCGCAAAACACGGCTTCCGTCGCGCGATTGTTCCGGCGGCCAACGTGCCGAAAAAACCGCCAGAAGGGATGCAGGTTTTTGGCGTCAAGAAGCTGGCGGATGCGTTAAACGTATTTGACGACTTATAA
- the deoD gene encoding purine-nucleoside phosphorylase: protein MATPHINAEMGDFADVVLMPGDPLRAKHIAETFLEDVREVNNVRGMLGFTGTYKGRKISVMGHGMGIPSCSIYTKELITDFGVKKIIRVGSCGAVRADVKLRDVVIGMGACTDSKVNRIRFKDHDFAAIADFGMVRDAVEAAKALGVDARVGNLFSADLFYSPDGEMFDVMEKYGILGVEMEAAGIYGVAAEFGAKALTICTVSDHIRTHEQTTAAERQTTFNDMIKIALESVLLGDKA, encoded by the coding sequence ATGGCAACTCCACATATTAATGCAGAAATGGGTGATTTCGCTGACGTCGTATTGATGCCGGGCGACCCGCTGCGCGCAAAACACATTGCGGAAACTTTCCTTGAAGATGTACGCGAAGTGAACAACGTTCGCGGCATGTTAGGTTTCACCGGGACTTACAAAGGCCGTAAGATCTCCGTGATGGGTCACGGTATGGGTATCCCGTCCTGCTCCATCTATACCAAAGAGCTGATCACCGATTTCGGCGTGAAGAAAATTATTCGCGTAGGGTCCTGTGGCGCCGTGCGTGCCGATGTGAAACTGCGTGACGTGGTAATTGGTATGGGTGCCTGCACCGATTCCAAAGTGAACCGCATTCGTTTCAAAGACCATGATTTTGCCGCGATTGCTGATTTTGGCATGGTGCGTGACGCGGTTGAAGCGGCAAAAGCGCTGGGTGTGGACGCACGCGTCGGCAACCTGTTCTCTGCGGATCTGTTCTACTCTCCGGACGGCGAAATGTTCGACGTGATGGAAAAGTACGGCATCCTGGGCGTGGAAATGGAAGCGGCGGGTATCTACGGCGTGGCGGCAGAATTTGGCGCGAAAGCGCTGACTATCTGCACCGTGTCTGACCACATCCGTACTCACGAGCAGACGACGGCGGCTGAACGTCAAACCACGTTCAACGACATGATTAAAATCGCGCTGGAATCCGTTCTGTTGGGCGATAAAGCGTAA